In the Hymenobacter tibetensis genome, CTGCCGTTCCTCTATTCCAGCAAAGGCTACGGCCTGCTTTGGCACCAATACGGCCTTACCGATTTCAACCCGGCCGACGCGCCCATTACGCTGGAAAAGCAGGTGCTAGCCACCGCGCAACTGGGCCAGGCCGTGGACGCTACTACCGCCACCGGCACCCAAAAAGTAGCCCAGGGGCAGGCTATATACACCGGCACCTTCACGCTGCCCGCGGCGGGGGAACACACGTTCATACTCGATCTAGGCGGGATGGGCAACCGGCACTACGTAGCCATTGACGGCGTGGCCTGCCTCGATTTCAGCAATTTCTGGCTGCCGCCCACGGCCAGCGCCCGGGTGAAGCTGGCGGCGGGGGCGCACCGCATCCAGGTGGTGTGCAAGGCCGATAACACGCCGCGCGTGACCTACAAGCGCGTCGATGGGATGACCACGTTTCGCTCGCCCAATGCCCAACTGTTGGACTACGTGGTGTTTTATGGGCCACAGGCCGAGGCCGTCATCCAAACCTACCGCCACCTGTCGGGGCAAGTGCCGCTGCTGCCGCAGTGGGCCTACGGCTTTTGGCAGTGCCGCGAGCGGTACACTTCCAGCGCGCACCTGACCGAGACGGTGCAGGAGTTTCGGCGGCGCCAGATTCCGATGGACGTAATTGTACAGGACTGGCAGTACTGGGGCAAATATGGCTGGGGCGTCATGCAGTTCGACGAGGCCAAATACCCCGACCCAGCCGCCCTGATGCAGAATCTGCATGCCCAACACGCCCGCTTCAATATTTCAGTGTGGGAAAACCTGAACAAGGAGTCCACCATCGGCAAAAGCCACGTAGCCAAGGGGTTGTATATTCCGGACAGCCCCTGGCTGGACCTCACCAATCCGGCGGCGCGCACGGCGCACTGGGCGGCTATGAACCAGCATCTGTTCGGCTACGGCGTAGATTCGTGGTGGCTGGACGCCACCGAACCGGAAAACGACGCCCTGCACGGCAAACAGCTGTTTGTGGGGCCGGGCGACTTTTACCGGCTCACCTATCCGCTCTTCGTCAACCAGGCCGTGTACGAGGGCCAGCGCGCCACCACCCAGGATAAGCGCGTGTGCATCCTTACCCGCTCGGCTTTCCTAGGGCAGCAGCGCTACGGCACCATCAACTGGTCGGGCGACATTGGCGGCACCTGGGAAAGCTTCAAGCGCCAGATTCCGGCCGGCTTGCACTTCACCATCACGGGCCAGCCGTACTGGACCACCGACATCGGCGGGTTTTTCCGGCTCGGCGCCGGGCAGTACACCGACCCGCAGTACAACGAGCTGCTGATGCGCTGGTACCAGTGGGGAACGTTCACGCCTGTTTTCCGGGTGCATGGCTACCAGACCGAAACCGAGCCTTGGAAAAACGGCCCCGTAGTGGAAGCCAACATTCGGCAGCTGCTAGACGTGCGCTACCGCTTGCTGCCGTACCTCTACTCCGCAGCCTGGCAAGTACATGCCAACGGCTCGACGCTGATGCGCCCGCTAGTGATGGATTTTGCCACTGATACGGCCGCCACGCACCAAGCCTACGAGTACACATTTGGGCCTGCTTTCCTAGTGGCACCCGTCACCAAACCGGGCGCAACGGAGTGGCCCGTGTACTTGCCGAAAGCGGCCGCGTGGTACAACTTCTGGACGGGCCAGCGCCATGCCGGCGGGCAAACCGTGGTGGCGCCTGCGCCTCTGGCTACCACCCCGGTTTTCGTGAAAGCCGGCGCCATTGTGCCTTTGGGCAAACGCCTGCAATACACCGGGCAGAAGTCGGCTGACACGCTGGAAATCAGGGTGTATGCTGGCGCCGATGGCCGCTTTGCCCTTTACGAGGATGAAGGCGACAGTTACCGCTACGAGCAGGGCCAACATACACTTATCGACTTTGCTTGGAACGAGAAACGCCAGACGCTCACCATCGGCCCGCGGCAGGGCACTTACCCCAGCGAATTGTCGCGGCGGGTGTTCAACCTGCTGTGGCCCAGTGAGGCTAATGG is a window encoding:
- a CDS encoding glycoside hydrolase family 31 protein; translated protein: MSWPIVGFGQRFRSYKSSADRVTIALAEGQLVLRPLAENAIRVQYMQGALPTPPELVLTSPAAVPAFKVTETSTAVQLATKQVKVLVDKATGAVRYTDRTGRVFLQEQPTTRLRAAAPVLGAANVVAEQQFLTAPDELLLGLGQFQDGHFNLRGITRQLTQVNTQTALPFLYSSKGYGLLWHQYGLTDFNPADAPITLEKQVLATAQLGQAVDATTATGTQKVAQGQAIYTGTFTLPAAGEHTFILDLGGMGNRHYVAIDGVACLDFSNFWLPPTASARVKLAAGAHRIQVVCKADNTPRVTYKRVDGMTTFRSPNAQLLDYVVFYGPQAEAVIQTYRHLSGQVPLLPQWAYGFWQCRERYTSSAHLTETVQEFRRRQIPMDVIVQDWQYWGKYGWGVMQFDEAKYPDPAALMQNLHAQHARFNISVWENLNKESTIGKSHVAKGLYIPDSPWLDLTNPAARTAHWAAMNQHLFGYGVDSWWLDATEPENDALHGKQLFVGPGDFYRLTYPLFVNQAVYEGQRATTQDKRVCILTRSAFLGQQRYGTINWSGDIGGTWESFKRQIPAGLHFTITGQPYWTTDIGGFFRLGAGQYTDPQYNELLMRWYQWGTFTPVFRVHGYQTETEPWKNGPVVEANIRQLLDVRYRLLPYLYSAAWQVHANGSTLMRPLVMDFATDTAATHQAYEYTFGPAFLVAPVTKPGATEWPVYLPKAAAWYNFWTGQRHAGGQTVVAPAPLATTPVFVKAGAIVPLGKRLQYTGQKSADTLEIRVYAGADGRFALYEDEGDSYRYEQGQHTLIDFAWNEKRQTLTIGPRQGTYPSELSRRVFNLLWPSEANGLGAAVGTPQKRVVYTGKRLTIKR